In Prunus dulcis chromosome 1, ALMONDv2, whole genome shotgun sequence, the following are encoded in one genomic region:
- the LOC117614364 gene encoding uncharacterized protein DDB_G0271670: MSIALDSSSTRIDIAPSSGFVACGLLFDSPENCRRVPAGEAAVSSTTSSSIGNNSDDESGSDDGENDEAQSSYKCPLDMMNALEEVLPMRRGISKFYNYKSKSFTCLAEASSSSNIKDLAKPDNAYTRKRRNLLASNNMLEKNRSFPLRSNGGGISKRPISTSRSTLALAVKLSSCSETSTSSTSEDSNSSSTSMSPRALPPYHPVGNSAAWRSYSLADLQECATSAATVNASRFSTTKPNMQH; this comes from the exons ATGTCGATCGCATTGGATAGTAGTAGTACCAGGATCGACATCGCGCCCTCGTCTGGGTTCGTCGCATGTGGGTTGCTCTTCGATTCTCCGGAAAATTGCCGGAGAGTCCCCGCCGGCGAGGCTGCGGTTTCTTCGACGACGTCGTCGTCGATCGGGAATAACAGCGATGATGAGTCTGGGAGCGATGACGGCGAGAATGATGAGGCTCAAAGCTCGTATAAATGTCCTTTGGATATGATGAACGCGTTGGAGGAGGTTTTACCTATGAG GAGAGGGATCTCAAAATTCTATAACTACAAATCCAAGTCCTTCACGTGTCTGGCAGAggcttcatcttcttccaacatcAAAGACCTTGCAAAACCGGACAATGCATATACCAGAAAACGCAGGAACCTACTGGCCTCCAACAACATGTTGGAGAAGAACCGAAGCTTTCCACTGAGAAGCAATGGGGGTGGTATTTCAAAGAGACCCATCTCAACAAGTCGAAGCACATTGGCTTTGGCAGTTAAATTGAGCAGCTGCTCTGAAACCAGTACCAGTAGTACAAGTGAGGATTCGAATTCGAGCTCAACTTCGATGTCACCGCGGGCTCTTCCGCCCTATCATCCAGTGGGAAATTCCGCAGCTTGGAGGTCATATTCCTTAGCTGATTTGCAAGAATGTGCCACTTCTGCTGCAACTGTGAATGCTTCTCGTTTTTCTACTACGAAACCAAATATGCAACACTAA
- the LOC117616709 gene encoding endoglucanase 16, with translation MGPQAIRTCAALVACLAIFQGLVLCVHAHGDVNYKDALTKSIIFLEAQRSGKLPTSNRLAWRGDSAIDDGKQANVDLAGGYYDAGDNVKYGLPMAFTVTTLSWAAIFYKTQLQATGELENVLSGIKWGTDYFLKASARKGRLYVQVGDPNQDHQCWVRPEDMQTPRTVLEINEKTPGTEIAAETSAAMAASAIVFRSIDRVYSRRLLNKAKLLFQLAKSHKGTYDGECPFYCSYSGYNDELLWAATWLYMASGKPMYLKYIQEEAISANVNEFSWDLKYAGAQILLTKLFFKGEKTLENYKNQAESYICSNLPESPYNQITMSPGGLIHLRDGANTQYVTGTAFLFSVYSDLLAHHNQKVNCGGKQFDSEAIAAFAKKQMDYLLGQNPKGRSYMVGFGPNAPKQPHHRGASVPTSGSNGVSCAMSFVYWFKKDVPNPNELTGAIVGGPDRFDNFEDKRWASSYTEPCTYVNSLAVGALAKLAA, from the exons ATGGGTCCGCAGGCCATAAGAACATGCGCAGCCCTTGTGGCATGCCTTGCTATCTTTCAAGGACTCGTGCTTTGTGTTCATGCTCATGGTGATGTAAATTACAAGGACGCCCTCACCAAGTCCATCATTTTCCTTGAGGCTCAAAGGTCCGGGAAGCTCCCTACCAGCAATAGACTTGCATGGAGGGGTGACTCTGCCATCGACGACGGAAAACAAGCAAAT GTTGACCTTGCTGGGGGATACTATGACGCCGGGGACAACGTCAAGTACGGTCTTCCGATGGCTTTCACGGTGACAACTCTGTCGTGGGCTGCCATCTTTTACAAGACACAGCTTCAAGCTACCGGGGAACTGGAAAATGTTCTCTCCGGCATAAAATGGGGCACTGATTACTTTCTGAAAGCCAGTGCTCGAAAAGGCAGATTATACGTTCAG GTGGGAGACCCTAATCAGGACCATCAATGTTGGGTTCGACCAGAAGATATGCAGACACCAAGAACTGTGTTGGAGATCAATGAGAAAACACCTGGAACTGAAATTGCAGCTGAAACCTCAGCTGCAATGGCTGCTTCTGCAATTGTGTTTAGAAGCATTGATCGTGTTTATTCTCGTCGCCTCCTCAACAAAGCCAAACTG cTTTTCCAACTTGCTAAATCGCATAAAGGAACCTACGATGGAGAATGCCCTTTCTACTGTTCTTACTCTGGCTACAAT GATGAGCTATTGTGGGCAGCAACATGGTTGTACATGGCCTCAGGGAAGCCAATGTATCTAAAGTATATCCAAGAAGAAGCCATCAGCGCTAATGTGAATGAGTTTAGCTGGGACCTTAAATACGCCGGAGCCCAAATCCTTCTCACCAAG CTGTTctttaaaggagaaaaaaccctagaaaactACAAGAACCAAGCAGAAAGTTACATTTGCTCAAACCTCCCGGAGAGCCCCTACAACCAAATCACAATGTCACCGGGCGGCTTGATCCACCTGAGAGATGGCGCCAACACCCAATACGTCACCGGTACTGCCTTCTTGTTCAGCGTCTACAGCGACCTGCTGGCCCACCACAACCAAAAAGTGAACTGCGGAGGCAAACAATTTGACTCTGAAGCCATAGCTGCCTTTGCCAAGAAGCAAATGGACTATCTGTTGGGCCAAAACCCTAAAGGAAGATCCTACATGGTTGGCTTTGGACCAAACGCTCCCAAACAGCCTCACCACAGAGGAGCTTCGGTGCCAACGTCTGGAAGTAACGGCGTCAGCTGCGCCATGAGCTTTGTGTACTGGTTCAAGAAGGACGTGCCAAATCCTAATGAGCTGACTGGGGCCATCGTTGGTGGGCCCGACAGGTTTGATAACTTCGAGGACAAACGTTGGGCTTCGTCGTATACTGAGCCATGCACTTACGTGAATTCGCTCGCAGTAGGAGCCCTAGCCAAGCTTGCAGCTTGA